A stretch of the Lineus longissimus chromosome 10, tnLinLong1.2, whole genome shotgun sequence genome encodes the following:
- the LOC135494409 gene encoding H/ACA ribonucleoprotein complex subunit DKC1-like isoform X2 codes for MAETIEKSKKKRKSSAGGLGEIQHSESFIIQPSEKVEKLDASQWPLLLKNFDKLNIRTNHYTPIAAGCSPLKRPIGEYVKTGFINLDKPANPSSHEVVAWIKKILRCEKTGHSGTLDPKVTGCLIVCIERATRLVKSQQSAGKEYVCIFRLHNAVNEEKKVLQAIESLTGALFQRPPLISAVKRQLRIRTIYESKMLEYDKEKNMGILWVSCEAGTYIRTLCVHLGLLLGVGGQMQELRRVRSGIQSEKDEMVTMHDVLDAQWLFDHNKDESYLRRVIKPLEALLVSHKRVIIKDSAVNAVCYGAKIMLPGVLRYDDGIEVNEQIVIVTTKGEAVALAIAQMTTAVIATCDHGIVAKIKRVIMERDTYPRKWGLGPMAMKKKGMVSDGLLDKYGKPNENTPKKWMDSYKDFGAKPAGTGDAPSTPTASKPPKKESSDSSSSEEEAVETASAKKKKKAKSEPVTPAKSPKKKDDKSSKKRKRDKDSSSSSSDSDEADTSILPTPKSTPESEGEKEKKKKKKKKKDKDTEKSPEKKQKKKKKKSKEDSESRISMNE; via the exons ATGGCGGAAACAATTG aaaaatccAAGAAAAAGAGGAAGTCAAGTGCTGGAGGTCTCGGG gagATCCAGCATTCTGAAAGCTTCATCATCCAACCTTCCGAGAAAGTCGAGAAATTAGATGCTTCACAATGGCCATTATTACTCAAG aattttgataaGTTAAACATTCGTACGAATCACTACACGCCCATTGCAGCGGGATGTTCACCGTTGAAACGGCCAATTGGAGAGTATGTGAA AACTGGTTTTATCAACCTGGACAAACCAGCCAACCCCTCATCACACGAGGTTGTTGCCTGGATCAAAAAAATTCTGCGATGTGAAAAAACTGGCCACAGCGGTACGCTAGATCCTAAAGTCACGGGCTGCCTGATTGTCTGTATTGAGAGAGCAACGCGTCTGGTCAAGTCGCAGCAAAGCGCTGGAAAGGAGTATGTGTGTATCTTTAGGTTGCATAATGCTGTCAACGAGGAGAAGAAAGTCTTGcag GCTATAGAATCACTTACCGGTGCACTCTTCCAACGACCTCCACTCATATCAGCCGTCAAACGCCAGCTTCGAATTAGAACCATTTATGAAAGTAAAATGCTTGAATATGACAAGGAAAAGAACATGG GTATCTTGTGGGTGAGCTGTGAGGCCGGTACGTACATCCGTACGTTATGTGTCCATCTCGGTCTCCTGTTGGGCGTCGGCGGACAGATGCAGGAACTCCGACGTGTCCGGTCAGGAATACAGTCAGAAAAG GATGAAATGGTGACCATGCATGATGTCCTTGATGCCCAGTGGTTGTTCGATCACAACAAAGACGAGTCATATCTGCGGAGAGTCATCAAACCCCTTGAGGCACTCCTCGTCTCGCACAAGAGGGTCATCATCAAAGACAGCGCA GTGAATGCGGTCTGTTATGGTGCAAAGATTATGTTGCCGGGTGTTCTCCGTTACGATGATGGCATCGAAGTTAACGAACAAATCGTCATAGTAACCACAAAAGGAGAAGCAGTGGCGTTAG CTATTGCTCAGATGACGACGGCGGTAATCGCCACCTGCGACCATGGTATTGTTGCCAAGATCAAGCGGGTGATCATGGAGAGAGATACTTACCCTAGGAAGTGGGGACTGGGACCAATG GCAATGAAGAAGAAGGGTATGGTATCCGATGGTCTGCTTGACAAGTATGGAAAGCCTAACGAGAACACTCCGAAGAAGTGGATGGATTCCTATAAAGACTTTGG GGCTAAGCCTGCAGGCACTGGTGATGCCCCGTCGACCCCTACTGCCAGCAAACCACCCAAGAAAGAA tCGTCAGACAGTAGCTCATCAGAAGAGGAGGCAGTTGAGACCGCTAgtgctaagaagaagaagaaggcaaAGTCTGAACCAGTCACACCTGCCAAGTCTCCCAAGAAGAAGGATGACAAGTCATCAAAGAAG AGGAAGCGAGATAAGGATAGTAGCAGCAGCAGTTCCGATTCTGACGAGGCGGATACATCCATCTTGCCAACGCCTAAATCAACACCGGAGAGCGAGGGTGAgaaggaaaagaaaaagaaaaagaagaaaaagaaagacaaaGATACTGAG AAGTCTCCTGagaagaaacagaagaagaagaagaagaaatcaaagGAGGACAGCGAATCCAGGATTTCGATGAACGAATAA
- the LOC135494416 gene encoding ankyrin-1-like, which produces MAEPVSETEPNILFHKALTTDDYKRVYALLADGADVDHGFRSSFFYKCPVHICCEKGNIETLKVLIHWKADLECPDQWGQRPLHYSVMKRQHKILKLLLEKGVEVNAVNKHVRSPLHYAVELGDRVMLEMLLENGARVNIQEQNGQTPVHVAASRNIYDWSLTRMLEQGDVIVDLWDRNKKTALQHAVLTGSVNGVKALLMAKADPDVFDTDYMTPLLNAIIGFNRSAVEEIYLEKTECLIKFGADVNKANPTTGRTPLHVLVGTRQNCVRLGQLLITFGADINQKDVNGCTPLILALLAGNKQAVRLLLRHNCDTSPVGTVQVLNNVTHVNALDICITHQLLDMLELLFEAGAKLDCTKYFEKLFGDLTYLTDLPPLLDTLKFHLTNVSPLKTLCRTSIRSSCGVQPEDWIGKLGLPKYLMRYVLLENELLEE; this is translated from the exons ATGGCGGAGCCAGTGAGTGAAACTGAACCAAATATATTGTTCCACAAAGCTCTGACGACAGACGATTATAAAAGAGTATATGCATTGCTGGCGGATGGTGCTGATGTCGACCACGGTTTTAGATCATCCTTCTTCTACAAATGTCCTGTGCATATTTGCTGCGAGAAAGGTAACATTGAAACGCTAAAGGTTCTGATTCATTGGAAGGCTGATTTGGAGTGCCCTGACCAATGGGGTCAAAGGCCGCTTCATTACAGCGTTATGAAACGTCAACATAAGATATTGAAATTACTTTTGGAGAAAGGTGTTGAGGTGAATGCTGTGAACAAACATGTGCGGTCTCCACTGCATTACGCTGTTGAGTTGGGGGACCGGGTCATGCTGGAGATGTTACTCGAAAACGGAGCACGAGTAAACATTCAGGAACAAAATGGCCAGACTCCAGTGCACGTTGCTGCAAGTCGTAACATATACGATTGGTCATTGACGCGAATGCTGGAGCAAGGGGATGTCATTGTTGATCTGTGGGACCGGAACAAGAAAACAGCACTGCAG CATGCAGTGCTCACTGGTAGCGTGAATGGTGTGAAGGCCCTCCTGATGGCAAAAGCAGACCCTGATGTCTTTGACACCGATTACATGACACCATTGCTGAATGCCATCATCGGTTTCAATCGATCGGCAGTTGAAGagatttatttggaaaaaactgAATG TTTGATCAAATTTGGTGCAGACGTCAATAAGGCGAATCCTACAACCGGACGGACTCCACTTCATGTTCTGGTCGGAACGAGACAGAACTGTGTACGTCTCGGTCAACTTCTGATCACATTTGGAGCTGATATCAATCAAAAAG ACGTGAATGGCTGCACTCCCCTTATTCTAGCTCTCCTTGCCGGGAACAAGCAAGCGGTACGCCTTCTCCTCCGTCATAACTGTGACACGTCACCCGTCGGGACAGTTCAAGTCTTGAACAACGTGACACATGTGAACGCTTTGGACATTTGTATAACACACCAACTCCTTGATATGTTGGAACTACTGTTCGAAGCAGGAGCAAAATTGgactgtacaaaatattttgaaaaattattcGGAGATCTGACATATTTGACTGATTTGCCTCCCCTGCTCGATACTTTGAAATTTCATTTAACGAATGTGTCACCTTTGAAGACATTGTGTCGGACTAGTATTCGAAGTTCATGTGGGGTTCAACCAGAGGATTGGATCGGCAAGTTGGGTTTGCCGAAATATCTGATGCGGTATGTGCTGTTGGAAAATGAATTACTGGAAGAGTGA
- the LOC135494426 gene encoding peptidyl-prolyl cis-trans isomerase NIMA-interacting 4-like, which translates to MPPKNKGGGKGGGKGGAKGGAKGGAKGGGGDDDSKGKQIKGGTSVKVRHILCEKQSKCLEALAKLKEGQKFNEVATQYSEDKARSGGDLGWMTRGSMVGPFQEAAFALPNSTIGNPVYTDPPVKTKHGYHIIMVEGKK; encoded by the exons atgccgcCTAAGAATAAAGGGGGTGGCAAAGGTGGAGGCAAGGGTGGTGCAAAAGGTGGAGCAAAAGGTGGAGCAaaaggtggtggtggtgatgatgactCCAAAGGAAAGCAAATCAAGGGTGGAACCTCTGTAAAG GTTCGTCACATATTGTGTGAGAAACAATCTAAGTGCTTGGAGGCACTTGCCAAGCTGAAAGAAGGTCAGAAGTTTAATGAGGTTGCAACACAATACAGTGAAGACAAGGCGAGATCAGGG ggtgaTCTGGGTTGGATGACCAGAGGTAGCATGGTTGGCCCATTTCAAGAAGCAGCATTCGCTCTTCCCAATAGTACTATTGGTAATCCTGTTTACACAGACCCGCCTGTGAAAACGAAACACGGATATCATATAATCATggtggaaggaaaaaaatga
- the LOC135494415 gene encoding ankyrin repeat, PH and SEC7 domain containing protein secG-like, producing MAASGIASSGDQSQRQLLTELFTAVMHNDVEALQNAVSQGANINYIFMSEPDESGFFQTTVLIFCCQKGYLDCVKILLDAGADPEIGAKWGKTALMTAVMTQWHDIIALLIERGARVNVKDEKGKCVLSYAADNSDEVSVKMLLDAGAYIENRDMHGLLPLHVAATVYGSEGCLQMMLENNRDKVDAMDNGRKTPLQHAVISGSLECMAILLEAGASPNVFDHHEYTPLMNCISMHIQYPDCNGFYEKIQLLLQFGCDVNLQSKTSGRTAVHMVVGKYQTCTQMMQLLMRVGGDVNVKDKEGSTPLMLSLMSNNKAATRQLIYENCKMDTRSLDIAVLKGMTDMASLLFTAGSEFDREKYHKKFETNPRFMHDRPEMYSLLQYNLTTCFSLIDHCRRAIRQAVGQGLPLKILEVGLPKSLINYALMKEEFDDDADLYSPVA from the exons ATGGCTGCATCTGGGATTGCATCTTCAGGCGACCAGAGCCAGAGGCAACTGTTGACAGAGCTGTTCACTGCTGTGATGCACAATGACGTGGAAGCACTCCAAAATGCTGTATCCCAAGGGGCAAACATTAATTATATTTTCATGTCGGAGCCAGATGAAAGTGGATTTTTTCAGACGACAGTATTGATCTTTTGTTGCCAGAAGGGTTATTTAGATTGTGTGAAGATCCTTCTGGATGCTGGAGCTGATCCAGAGATTGGAGCAAAATGGGGAAAGACCGCTTTGAtgactgctgtgatgacacaGTGGCATGATATAATTGCGCTCTTGATTGAGAGGGGGGCAAGGGTGAATGTTAAGGATGAGAAGGGTAAATGTGTGTTAAGCTATGCTGCGGATAACTCGGATGAGGTATCGGTGAAGATGTTACTCGACGCTGGCGCCTACATTGAGAACCGAGACATGCACGGTTTGTTGCCGCTTCATGTTGCTGCGACTGTTTACGGCTCTGAAGGATGTCTTCAGATGATGCTGGAGAATAACCGAGATAAAGTGGATGCGATGGACAATGGGAGGAAGACACCATTACAG CATGCCGTGATAAGTGGTTCTCTCGAGTGTATGGCCATTCTCCTTGAGGCTGGAGCTTCCCCCAATGTCTTCGATCACCACGAATACACACCTCTCATGAACTGCATCTCCATGCACATACAGTATCCAGACTGTAACGGTTTCTATGAGAAGATCCAGCTTCTTCTCCAGTTTGGTTGTGACGTGAATCTGCAGAGTAAGACAAGTGGTCGGACGGCAGTTCACATGGTTGttggaaaatatcaaacatgtacACAGATGATGCAGTTGCTGATGAGGGTCGGAGGTGATGTTAACGTAAAGG ATAAAGAGGGCAGCACTCCTCTTATGCTATCACTGATGTCAAACAACAAGGCAGCAACTCGTCAACTCATTTACGAAAACTGTAAAATGGACACACGTTCTTTGGATATTGCCGTCCTGAAAGGCATGACTGATATGGCGAGTTTGTTGTTCACCGCAGGAAGTGAATTCGACCGGGAGAAATATCATAAAAAGTTCGAGACGAATCCGAGATTCATGCACGATCGACCGGAAATGTATTCTTTGCTTCAGTACAATCTGACGACTTGTTTTTCCTTGATTGACCACTGTCGACGTGCAATCCGACAGGCAGTGGGTCAGGGATTACCGTTGAAGATTCTAGAAGTTGGATTGCCGAAGTCTTTGATTAATTATGCGTTGATGAAGGAGGAATTTGATGACGATGCTGATCTTTACTCACCTGTGGCCTAA
- the LOC135494409 gene encoding H/ACA ribonucleoprotein complex subunit DKC1-like isoform X1: MPSNFPKQIKTAAAEEKSKKKRKSSAGGLGEIQHSESFIIQPSEKVEKLDASQWPLLLKNFDKLNIRTNHYTPIAAGCSPLKRPIGEYVKTGFINLDKPANPSSHEVVAWIKKILRCEKTGHSGTLDPKVTGCLIVCIERATRLVKSQQSAGKEYVCIFRLHNAVNEEKKVLQAIESLTGALFQRPPLISAVKRQLRIRTIYESKMLEYDKEKNMGILWVSCEAGTYIRTLCVHLGLLLGVGGQMQELRRVRSGIQSEKDEMVTMHDVLDAQWLFDHNKDESYLRRVIKPLEALLVSHKRVIIKDSAVNAVCYGAKIMLPGVLRYDDGIEVNEQIVIVTTKGEAVALAIAQMTTAVIATCDHGIVAKIKRVIMERDTYPRKWGLGPMAMKKKGMVSDGLLDKYGKPNENTPKKWMDSYKDFGAKPAGTGDAPSTPTASKPPKKESSDSSSSEEEAVETASAKKKKKAKSEPVTPAKSPKKKDDKSSKKRKRDKDSSSSSSDSDEADTSILPTPKSTPESEGEKEKKKKKKKKKDKDTEKSPEKKQKKKKKKSKEDSESRISMNE, translated from the exons atgccttcaaattttccgaaacaaatcaaaacggctgcagcagaag aaaaatccAAGAAAAAGAGGAAGTCAAGTGCTGGAGGTCTCGGG gagATCCAGCATTCTGAAAGCTTCATCATCCAACCTTCCGAGAAAGTCGAGAAATTAGATGCTTCACAATGGCCATTATTACTCAAG aattttgataaGTTAAACATTCGTACGAATCACTACACGCCCATTGCAGCGGGATGTTCACCGTTGAAACGGCCAATTGGAGAGTATGTGAA AACTGGTTTTATCAACCTGGACAAACCAGCCAACCCCTCATCACACGAGGTTGTTGCCTGGATCAAAAAAATTCTGCGATGTGAAAAAACTGGCCACAGCGGTACGCTAGATCCTAAAGTCACGGGCTGCCTGATTGTCTGTATTGAGAGAGCAACGCGTCTGGTCAAGTCGCAGCAAAGCGCTGGAAAGGAGTATGTGTGTATCTTTAGGTTGCATAATGCTGTCAACGAGGAGAAGAAAGTCTTGcag GCTATAGAATCACTTACCGGTGCACTCTTCCAACGACCTCCACTCATATCAGCCGTCAAACGCCAGCTTCGAATTAGAACCATTTATGAAAGTAAAATGCTTGAATATGACAAGGAAAAGAACATGG GTATCTTGTGGGTGAGCTGTGAGGCCGGTACGTACATCCGTACGTTATGTGTCCATCTCGGTCTCCTGTTGGGCGTCGGCGGACAGATGCAGGAACTCCGACGTGTCCGGTCAGGAATACAGTCAGAAAAG GATGAAATGGTGACCATGCATGATGTCCTTGATGCCCAGTGGTTGTTCGATCACAACAAAGACGAGTCATATCTGCGGAGAGTCATCAAACCCCTTGAGGCACTCCTCGTCTCGCACAAGAGGGTCATCATCAAAGACAGCGCA GTGAATGCGGTCTGTTATGGTGCAAAGATTATGTTGCCGGGTGTTCTCCGTTACGATGATGGCATCGAAGTTAACGAACAAATCGTCATAGTAACCACAAAAGGAGAAGCAGTGGCGTTAG CTATTGCTCAGATGACGACGGCGGTAATCGCCACCTGCGACCATGGTATTGTTGCCAAGATCAAGCGGGTGATCATGGAGAGAGATACTTACCCTAGGAAGTGGGGACTGGGACCAATG GCAATGAAGAAGAAGGGTATGGTATCCGATGGTCTGCTTGACAAGTATGGAAAGCCTAACGAGAACACTCCGAAGAAGTGGATGGATTCCTATAAAGACTTTGG GGCTAAGCCTGCAGGCACTGGTGATGCCCCGTCGACCCCTACTGCCAGCAAACCACCCAAGAAAGAA tCGTCAGACAGTAGCTCATCAGAAGAGGAGGCAGTTGAGACCGCTAgtgctaagaagaagaagaaggcaaAGTCTGAACCAGTCACACCTGCCAAGTCTCCCAAGAAGAAGGATGACAAGTCATCAAAGAAG AGGAAGCGAGATAAGGATAGTAGCAGCAGCAGTTCCGATTCTGACGAGGCGGATACATCCATCTTGCCAACGCCTAAATCAACACCGGAGAGCGAGGGTGAgaaggaaaagaaaaagaaaaagaagaaaaagaaagacaaaGATACTGAG AAGTCTCCTGagaagaaacagaagaagaagaagaagaaatcaaagGAGGACAGCGAATCCAGGATTTCGATGAACGAATAA